Within Hyphomicrobiales bacterium, the genomic segment GCAGACCACATCGGTCGGGATCTCGCGGTCGAAGATGTTTTTCAGCTTCTGGGCCTGCTCGTCGAAGAAGCGCTGCTCCGCCTCGAACACCTCGGTCGCCACCTGGATGGCGGCGGTGGCGTAGAAATACTGCACCTTGGGAACCACGTGCAGACCGATGAGATGGGCACCGAAGGTGCGGGCAATGCCTATTCCCGCTTCGATGATGGTCTCGGCGCGGTTGGGATCCTGCAGATTGAGCAAAATTGTGCGATAGCCCATGGCCTGCTCCTTGATCAGACGCGGGAGGCGCATGCCTCACGATACCAAGCTAAACTAGATTTTCGGGGCGGCCGCAACGATGACTTCGGTCAAAATTCCGGGTCGTGGCCGGCGGCCCTGTTCAAGAGCTCCAGATTGGGGACCAGGAAGGTCCGCGAATCCAGAGGACGGATGAAATTGCGGACCCTGAGCCGGGTGATCTGCCGGCTCACCGTCTCGATGGTCAGCCCAAGATAGTCGGCGATGTCGCTGCGCGTCAACGGCATCACGAAGCGCGCCTCGTTGGGCGTCTCGTCGCCGGCGCAGCCGATCATCGCCGAGCGGTTGGCGAGCATGAGCAGGAAGCTTGCGACCTTCTCCTCCGCCGTCTTGCGTCCGAGCAGCACCATCCATTCGCGCGCTGCGTCGAGCTCGTGCAAGGTGCGCTCGAACAGGCGGTGTTCGAGGTCGGGATGGCTGCTCATCAGCTTCTCGAAATCGGGCCGCTGGAAGCAGCACAGCTCGACCTCCGTGGCGGCCTCGGCGAAATATGGGTTCTTGGCGGAAAAGGCGCGGCCGAGAAAGTCGGGGGCGAATTGCAGGCCGACGATCTGCTGGCGGCCGTCGGCCAGCGTCTTGGTCAGCTTGACGACGCCGGAGACGATATTGCCGAGAAACGCCGCCGGCTCCTGGTCCGAGAGGATGGTTTCGCCAGCCCGGACGAGCTTGCGCCGCGCGATGCGATTGAGGTGCTCCAGCTCGTCCTGGTGCAACGCCCCGCATACGGCGCGGTTGCGAATCGAGCAATGCTCGCACCGCGAAATCTGCCCGGCGGTTACGTACCGATCATCCATACGGATCCGTCCAACGCCTATTTTGAATAACTCTATTCGCGCCACGGCAAAAAGGAAAGGACGAACGGCCGATGGCCGGCGGCCGGCAAGAGCCAGCAATGCCCTTGACCTGCATCAAGGCTCGCGCCGCGGCCGGAGCGCAAAGCTAGGCGCCATGACGGATCGCTTGCTGCAGGCCTATGCGCGCCCGGTGCCGCGCTATACCAGCTACCCGACGGCGCCGCATTTCTCCGATGCGGTGGGCACCGATGCCTATGACGAGTGGCTGGGCGGGCTTCGCCGTGGCGCCAGCCTGTCGCTCTACGTCCACATTCCCTTCTGCGACACGCTGTGCTGGTTCTGCGGCTGCCACACCAAGATCACCCGCCGCTATCGGCCGGTCGGCGAATATCTCGACCGGCTGAAGAAGGAGATCGCCGCCGTCGCGGCGCTGGTCGAGCCGGGCTGCGCGGTCAAGCACATCCATTGGGGCGGCGGTTCGCCGACGATCCTCAGGGGCGCGGACATAGGGGCGCTTGCCGAAGCGCTGCGCTCGGGCTTCAGCATCGACGACGCGGCCGAATTCGCGGTCGAGATCGACCCGCGGGACCTGAGGGCCGAGCAGCTCGACGCGCTGGCCGCCGCCGGGGTGACGCGGGCCAGCATCGGCGTACAGGATTTCAATGCCGAGGTGCAGGAGGCCATCAACCGGGTGCAGCCTTTCGAGGAGACGCGCGCCGTGATCGTGGGCCTGCGCGTCCGCGGTATCGGAGCCATCAATGTTGACCTGATGTACGGCCTGCCGAAGCAGACGCCCGCCGGCATCGCCAGCACCATCGACAAGGTTCTGTCGCTTGCGCCGGACCGTATCGCGCTTTTCGGCTATGCCCATGTGCCGTGGATGAAGCGGCATCAGCTGATGATCCCGGAATCTTCGCTGCCGAGCGTCGAGGAGCGCTTCTCGCAAGCCGATTTCGCCGCCCGCCTGCTGGTCGATGCCGGCTATCGGCGCATCGGCCTCGATCATTTCGCCCGCGCCGACGACCCGCTGGCGCTGGCCGCAGCGCGCGGGACCCTGCGGCGCAATTTCCAGGGCTACACCACCGACACCGCCGACGCGCTGCTCGGCTTCGGCGCCTCGGCCATCGGACGGCTGCCGCAGGGGTTCGTCCAGAACCAGGTGCCGATCCCCGACTATCTGCGCCGGGTCGACGAGGCCGGGCTGGCAACGGCGCGCGGCTATCGCTTCACCAGAGACGATCTGCGCCGTGCCCATCTGATCGAACGGCTGATGTGCGACATGAGCCTGTCCTGGTCGCAGATCGAGCGCCGCATCGGCCCCGCCGCCGATCTGCGCGCGGAGGCCGAAGAGCCGCTGTCGGCCTTTGCCCGCGATGGCCTTATCGAGCTGGGCCGCGACGGCTTTGCCGTCACCGAGCGCGGCCGGCCCTTCGTGCGCACCATCTGTTCGGCCTTCGACGCCTATCTGAAGGCGAGCCAGGCGCGCCACTCGATCGCGGTGTGAGCCGGCGATCTAGAGCGGACGGAACTCCGAAAACCCGTCGATGGGGGCCAGCGCCGCGAAGAGCGCATCGGTCTGCGCGGTGTCGAGAGGCCGCTGCGGCGGCAGCATGTTGAGCCAGGCCCGATCGCCGCGCGCGCGTGCAACAATGGCCTTGAGGGCGGGGATCGTGGGATACTGCGAGATAACCCGCCGCGCGCGGGTCGCGGTCTGTTGGGCTTCTTCGGCCGCCGCCGCGTCGCCGGCCCTCCAGGCCTTCAGGACGCGGCTTGCCAGACGCGCGGTGACGTTGGTGGTGGCCGAGATGCACCCCGTGCCGCTGGCCTTGAGATTGTCGAGCAGGAATTCCTCAGAGCCGGAAAAGACGTCGAAGCCGGGAAAGGCAGTAATGAAGGCCTTGGTGTTGGGGAAGTCGCCGGAAGAATCCTTCATGCCGACGAAGATGCCGGGAAAGGCCTCTCTGAGCCGCGCGGTCAGAGAGAGCGTGATCGGAACCGCGCTCGTCTGCGGGAAGTGATAGAGATAGATGCGCGAAGCAAGATCGCCGATCCGATCGGCAAGCCCGGCGAAGGCGGCGAACAGCCCATCCTCGCTCGGGTTCTTGTAATAGAAGGGCGGCAGGAGAAGCAGCCCGCCGGCGCCGGCCTCAAGCGCCGCGCGGCTCAGCGCCACCGTATCGTGCAGCGCCGGCGTTCCGGTGCCGAAGATCATGCGCTCCATCGGCAGGCCGGCCTCGGCCGCGCCTTCGATCAGCGCCATGCGGTCGGAAATGGCAAGCGAATTCGCTTCTCCCGTGGTGCCGAGCGGCGCCAGGCCATCGCAGCCATTATCCAAGAGCCAGCGGCAATGCGCCGCAAATCGCTCGACGTCGGGCCTGAGCTCGGCATCGAGCGGGGTCAGCACCGCCGCGAATATGCCCCGCAATTCGTTCCTTTCCGCCATCGACGCGCGCTCCTTGAGCAATTTCCGTCACCTCGGTATCTTCCCGCGCCTTGCCGCGCAAGGGCTTGCCATTGCCGGCCGCGGCCCCGATCTTTGCAGGGTCATGTGCGCAAAGGCTGCCCGCGGGCGCGCGCTCGCCCCCGATGTCTCGCCCCTCTTCAGGATCCGCGGCCTGACCAAGGTCTATGGCGAGGGCGCCGCCGCAGTGCACGCCATCCGCGGCATCGACCTCGACATCGCCGCAGGCGAGATCGTCGTTATGCTCGGGCCGTCGGGATCGGGCAAGTCGACCTTCCTCAACATCGTCGGCGGCCTCGACGAGGCGACCAGCGGCGAGGTCTTCTTTCACGACCGCTCGTTGACGGATATGGGCCCGCGCGAGCTGACCCGCTTTCGGCGCGAGCATGTCGGCTTCGTGTTCCAGTTCTACAATCTGATACCGAGCCTGACGGCGCGCGAGAACGTCGCCGTGGTGACTGAGATCGCGCCGCAGCCGATGCCGCCGGAAGAGGCGCTGCATCTGGTCGGCCTCGGCGAACGGCTGGATCATTTCCCGGCGCAGCTTTCCGGCGGCGAGCAGCAACGCGTAGCGATCGCCCGCGCCATCGCCAAGCGCCCCGAGGTGCTGCTCTGCGACGAGCCCACCGGCGCGCTCGATTCGAAGACCGGCGTGGTGGTTCTGGAAGCCATCGCGGCGGCCAATGCCGAGCTTTCGACCACCGTCGCCGTGATCACCCACAATGCCGCCATCGGCGCCATGGCCGACCGGGTGGTGCAATTCGCCGACGGCCGCATCGCCGCCATCGACGAAAACCGCGCGCGCGCGGCGCCGGCGACGATCTCCTGGTGAGGGCATGACGGCGCTGAACAAGAAGCTGTTCCGCGATCTCCTGCGCATCTGGGCCCAGGCGCTCGCCATTGCGCTGGTCATCGCCTCAGGCGTCGCCCTGCTGGTCATGGCCTACGGCGTCGCGCGCTCGCTGATCGAGACCCGCGCGGCCTATTATGAGCGCTATCGCTTTGCCGACGTCTTCTCAGGCTTGACCCGCGCCCCGGTGTCGCTCGCCGAAAGTCTGGCGTTGATCCCCGGCGTAAGCCTTCTGGAGCACCGCATCGTCGGCCGCGCGATCATCGAGATTAAGGATTTTCCGGAGCCGGTGTCCGGCCGCCTGGTGTCGCTTCCGGCGAGCGAAGAGCAGAAGCTCAACCAGCTCGTGCTGCGCCGCGGACGCATGCCGCACCCGGGCCACAACGACGAGGTGATCGCATCGGAAGCCTTCGCCGAGGCCCATCGCCTGGAGCCGGGGGCCCACCTCGCCGCCCTCATCAACGGCCGGCACGAGAACCTCGTTCTCGTCGGCGTCGCGCTGTCGCCGGAATATGTCTACGCCATCGATCCGGGCGCCATCATCCCCGACAATAAGCGCTTCGGGGTCATGTGGATGCAGCGCCCGGCGCTTGCCGCCGCCTACAATATGGACGGCGCCTTCAACGACGTCGCCATGACGCTTTCGCTCGGCGCCGACGAGGCGGCGGTCGGCGCGGCGCTCGACCGGGCGCTCGCACCTTATGGCGGCACCGGCGCCTATTCGCGCCGCGACCAGATCTCCAACTGGTACCTGTCCGGCGAGCTCGACCAGCTCGAGCTCATGGTCCGCTGGGTGCCGTCCATCTTTCTCGCCGTGGCCATGTTCCTGTTGCACATCGCCATGTCGCGGCTGATCGATACCGAACGCCAGGAGATCGGCCTGCTCAAGGCGTTCGGATACAGCGACGGCGCGGTGGCCTGGCACTACGCCAAATTCACGCTCGCCATTTCGTTGATCGGGATCGCCATCGGCTCGGCCGCCGGCATCTGGTTCGGCGCCCAGGTCACCGGCATGTATGTCCACTTCTTCCGGTTTCCGTTTCTGACCTTCGTCCTCAGCCCCGAAGTCTTCGCCACCGGGGCGCTGGTGGCGATGGCGACGGCGCTCGCTGGCGTCGCCGTTCCGGCGCTGCGCGCGGCCCGGCTGCCCCCGGCCGTGGCGATGCGACCGCCGGCGCCGGCGCGTTACCGGCCGACGGTCATCGAGCGCATCGGCATGGCCGGCCTGTTTTCCGGCACCTCGCGGATGATCCTGCGCCATATCGTGCGCTGGCCGCTGCGCTCCGGCCTGACGGTCGCCAGCACCGCGCTTGCCGTCGCCTTGTATGTTTCCAGCGCCTTCATGCTCGACGCCATGGACCTGATGATCGACATCGAGTTCAACCGCGCCCAGCGCCAGGACCTGACGGTAAGCTTCAACCACCCGGTGCCGCCGCGGGCCTTGCAGGAGCTTGCCACCATCCCCGGCGTTCTGCACGCCGAGGGCGCCCATGCGGTCGCGGCCCGCATCCGCCACGGCCATCTGTCGCGGCGCGAGGCGGTGATCGGCGTCGACCCGGACTCGCGGCTCGCCCAACTGCTCGATTCCGACCTGCACCCGATCTACGCGCCGCCGCGGGGGATGGCCATGTCGCGCAAGCTGGCCAGCCTGATCGACGCTGAGCCCGGCGACATCGTGCGTATCGAGGTGTTGCAGGACACCCGCCCGCAGTTCGACGTTCCGGTGGTGCGGCTGGTCGAACAGTATGTCGGCAGCAGCGCCTTCATGGACACAACAGCCCTTGAGACCTATCTCGGCGAGGGGCCGCGCGTCTCCAGCGCGCGGCTGGCCATCGACGGCGACCGGCTTCGGGACATCTACGACCGCCTCAAGCAGACCCCGCTCGTTGCAGGCGTCTCGCGCCTGGCCACCGCACGCGACGAGCTGCGCACGACCATCGAGGAGAACGTCACCATCATGACCCTGTTCAATATGGGCTTCGCGGCGCTGATCGCGCTTGGCGTCGTCTATAACGCCGCGCGCGTGTCGCTGAGCGAGCGCGGCCGCGAGCTCGCCAGCCTGATGGTGCTCGGCTATTCGCACGCGGAGGCGGCGGCGATCCTGGTCGGCGAGATCGCGCTCTTGACGCTGCTGGCGCTGCCGATCGGCTGCCTTGTCGGCTGGGCGCTGGCGGGCATGCTCGCCTCGGCCTATGAGACCGAGGTGTACTCCATTCCCTTCATCGTCGTCGGCCGCACCTACGGCATGGCGGTGCTGGTCGTGGTGGTCTCTGCGGTCATATCCGGCTTCGTGGTCGCGCGGCGCGTCGGCCGGCTCGATCTCGTCGCCGTGCTCAAGACGCGGGAGTGAGCGCGCCATGAACAGAAGCTTCAAACGGTCGATCGTCTGGCTTCTCGGCGCCGGCCTGCTTGCCGCCGGACTGGTGGTGGCGTTCTGGCCGCAGCCCGTTCAGGTCGATATGCAGACGATCGCCCGCGGGCCGCTGATGGTGACGGTCAGCGGCACCGGCCAGGTCAAGGTCGAGGACGTCTATACGATATCCGCACCCGTGCATGGGCGCCTCGGCCGCATCGAGATTCACGCCGGCGACAAGGTCTTCGCCAACGACACCGTCATCGCCCAGATCCGCGAGGCCGATCCGGCGCCGCTCGACGCGCGCACCCGCTCGCGGCTCGAGGCCGCGGTCAAGGCCGCCGAGGCGGCGCTGGCGCTTTCCCGCGCCGAGCGCAACAAGGCCAAGGCCGAGCTCGATTTCGCCCGCACGCAGCTCAAGCGCTCGCAGGAATTGGCGGCCCGCGGCGCGGTGTCCCAGGCCGCCCTCGACCGCGCGGAGATGGAGGTGCACACCTTCGAGGCCGCGCATGAAACGGCCATCGCCAATGTTTCGGTGCGTCTGGCCGAGGTGGAGCAGGCCCGCGCGGCCTTGATGCAACCCGACGACGACCGCGTGCTGCGGGAGCGATCGACCTGCTGTGTCGAGGTGCGCTCGCCGGTTTCGGGGCAGGTGCTGCGGGTGCTGCAGGAAAGCGAGATGGTGGTCGAGGCCGGCGCGCCGCTGCTCGAGATCGGCGCTGCCGACAAACTCGAGGTTGTCGTCGACCTGCTCTCCACCGACGCCGTCAAGCTTGCCTCCGGCGCCCGGGCCTTGATCGAGAATTGGGGCCGGCCGGGAGAACTGGAAGGCCGCGTCTCGCGTATCGAGCCCTACGCCTTCACCAAGGTCTCGGCGCTCGGCGTCGAGGAGCAGCGGGTCAATGTGCGTATCGAAATCGATTCGGGAAGGGCGCTGGCCCAGGGGCTCGGCCATGGCTACCGGGTCGAGACCCGCATCGTCGTCGCCGACCTCGCCGACATTGTCCGCGTGCCGATCAGCGCCTTGTTCCGCGACGCCGGACGGTGGACGGTGTTCGTGGCAAAGGATGGGCGGGCTGAGCGCCGCGCCGTCGATATCGACCACATGAACGACGAGTACGCCGAGGTCCGGGATGGTCTGGCACCCGGGGAGACGGTCATCGTCTATCCGAGCGACCGCGTCACCGAGGGCACGCGGGTGACCGCGCGCGAATAGTCAGGCGGTCTGGCTGATCGGCTCGGGCACCATGCCGTAGCGCCCCTGCTCGATCAGCTTGATCATGGTCGCCAACGTCACCGAATTCAGCGTCGCGCCGGAGATGTCGTCGATCTCGTCGAAAATCGCCTGCAGCGCCATGCCGATCGGGGTCTTGTCCTCGCGCCGGCTGCCGCGCTCCGTGACCTTGTCCGGCTCGAACAGGCTGATGACGTCGAACAGGGTGGTGCGCTTGACGTTGCCGGCGAACAGATAGCCGCCGCCGGCGCCGCGCACCGAGCGGACGAGCCCGGCGCGAACCAGCGTGTTGAGCACCTTGGCGAGGTGATGGACGGAAACCCCGTATGTCTCGCCGATCTCAGCGGCGGAGAGCTGCCGGGTCGGATCGCGCGCCAACTCCAAGATGGCATAGATGGCGATGCGGCTTGCGGTTTGCAGTTTCATTCCGACATCCTCAGTCGAGCTCCTTTTCGAGCTGCAGATAGGGGCCCGCGGTCATGCCCTCGCCGCGGAAGAACGACATCAGAAGATGGTTGTGGCGGGAAATCATGGTTCGCACGGTGTGCACGCCGACGGACTTGAAACTCTCCGATATGTGCGCCAGCAGAGCCTCGCCGACGCCGGACTCGCGGGCGGTGGGATCGACGGCGATGGCGAACACCCAGCCGCACTGCGCCGAGCCGAATTCCCACGCCCGCACTTCGCCGATAACGAAGCCGAGGACGTGCCCGCCGGCCGCCGCGGTCCCTTCCGGCTCGGCCAGAAAGATGAACAGATCCGCCGGCGGGCGCGCGTGAAGGCGCTTGAAGAGATCGTGCCAGTATTCCGTCTTGCGCATGCCGGTGACCCACTCGTCGAGCCGGATCAACGCCTCCGCGTCACTCGGCACGGCCGCGCGGATGCGGAATGCTTGCTTGCCGTCGCTCATCGCTCCTGATCCTGTCGGCGCGCCGGCCGGTTTTTCGGGGCGCCCGAGATTCGCGCTATTATATCGGCATTTTCGTACCATTATCCAAATTTTCTCACCCACCGGCCGCGAAAAACCCCGGCGCGACATCGGACGGGCATCGAATATGATACGGTTTTTTCAAATAATCGGTAGATTCTGTGTTATAATTTTTCCTGACATCGTCGGTCCGCCGGCGCGGCGCCGAAGGAGGACGTTTCGCACGATGAAGAAGACGCTCGAGCCCGGCCAGGGAACGATGCAGCGGATCATTGTCGACGAGCTGCGGGTAATCACCTTTCGCGCCGCCAAGGCGAACAAGGCGAGGGCCGCCACATGACCGCGGCCGCCCGACCCACCGACAAGAAGCTTGCGACCTACTGCTACCAGTGCGTCGCCGGTCCCGACCTGCTGAAGGTCAATGTCCGCGACGGCGTCGCCACGTCCGTGGAGCCCAATCTGGACGCCGCCGAGGTGCATCCGGGCGGCGGCAAGATCTGTGTCAAGGCCTACGGCCTGGTGCAGAAGGCCTACCATCCGAACCGCGTGCTGACGCCGATGCGCCGCACCAACCCGAAAAAGGGCCGCAACGAAGACCCCGGCTTCGTGCCCATCACATGGGACGAGGCGATGGAGGAGGTCGCCCGCCGGCTCAACGACATCCGCGCGCGCGGCCTGCTCGATGAATCCGGCTATCCGCGCGTCGCCGCGACTTTCGGCGGCGGCGGCACCCCGCAATCCTATATGGGCACCTTTCCCGCCTTCCTCGCCGCCTGGGGAGCGGTCGATTACGGCATCGGCTCCGGCCAGGGCGTCAAGTGCACCCATTCGGAGCACCTTTACGGCGAGTTGTGGCACCGCGCCTTCACCGTCTGCGCAGACACGCCGCTGACCCGCTACAACGTCTCCTTCGGCGCCAATATCGAGGCGAGCGGCGGGGTGTGCGGCGTCTGGCGTCACGCCAACGCGCGGGACCGCGGCATGAAGCGGGTGCAAATCGAGCCGGCGATGTCGGTGACCGCCGCCTGCTCCGCCGAATGGGTGCCGATCAGGCCGAAGACCGATCCCGCCTTCATGTACGCCATGATCCACGTAGCGCTGCACGAGCATCCGCGCGACGCTCTCGACGTGGCCTTCCTCAGGGAGCGCACCGGATCGCCCTATCTGATCGCCCCGGGCGGGTACTTCCTGCGCGACAAGGCCTCGAAAAAGCCGCTGCTGTGGGATTTGAAATCGAACCGCGCCGTTGCCTTCGACACGCCGGACACGGACGCAGCACTTGAAGGTGAATTCAAGGTCAGCGGCATCGAGGTCGGACCGGACGGCGAGACCGTCGATCACGCAGACATCGCGGTGCGCCCGGCCTTCGCCCATCTCGTCGATCACCTCGCCACGTGCTCGCCGGAATGGGCAGCCGGGATCTGCGACGTGCCGGCCGAGACCATCCGCCGGATCGCCAACGAATATCTCGAGAATGCCTGTGTCGGCGAAACCATCGAAATCAACGGGCAGGAGCTGCCCTTCCGCCCGGTCGCGGTGACGCTCGGCAAGACCGTCAACAATGGCTGGGGCGGCTATGAATGCTGCTGGGCGCGCACGCTGCTCGCCTGCCTCGTCGGCGCGCTGGAAGTGCCCGGCGGGACGCTCGGCACCACGGTCAGGCTCAACCGCCCGCTCGGCGAGCGCTGGGAAAGCGTCGCGCCGAGCCCCGACGGCTTCCTCGACTATCCGATGAACCCCACCGACAAGGCGAATTGGCACGCCCGACCCAACATCCGCAACGCCTATCGCACGCTGGTGCCGCTCGCCGGCAATTCCGCCTGGAGCCAGGCGCTCGGGCCGACGCATCTGGCCTGGATGTTCCAGGACGCGCCGCCCAAGAACCTTCCCAAGCCCACCCAGCCCGACCTGTGGTTCATCTACCGCACCAATCCGGCGATTTCCGCCTGGGACGCGCCCGGCGTTGCGCAGAAGATCGCCCGCTTTCCGTTCATCGTCGCCTTCGCCTTCACGATGGACGAGACCAACCACATGGCGGACATCCTGCTGCCCGACTGCGTCGACATCGAGAGCACCCAACTCATCCGCATCGGCGGCACCAAATATATCGAGCAGTTCTGGCACTATCACGGCTACGCCTTGCGCCAAGCGGCGATTGCGGCACGCGGCCAGTCGCGCGACTTCACCGATATCGCCACCGAGCTTGCCGAGCGCTGCGGGCTGCTGGAGCCCTATAATGACCGCCTCAACCGCGGCAACACCGTGGTCAGGCTGACGGGCGATAATTACGATTTCTCCCTCGACACCGGTAAGAGCCATTCGCGCGAGGAAATCTGGGACGCGATCTGCCGCGCGGCGAGCGCCGAACTGACCGGCGGCAAGGAAACCGACGGCCTCGACTGGTATCGCGAGCACGGCCTGAAGGTCGTCCCCTTCTCCCAGACCAACTGGTATCTCTACCCGCGCATGGTCGAGCTCGGCCTGCGCTTCGAAATGCCCTATCAGGAGCGCCTCAAGCGCGTCGGCGCGGAGCTCGCCGATCGCCTGCACGAGCACGGCATCGACTGGTGGGATACCCAGCTCACCGAGTATCAGGCGCTGCCGGCGTGGAAGGATTTCCCGGCGATCTGGATCGATGCGGCGCGCGAAGCCGGCGGCGGCGAGGATTTCCCGTTCTGGCTCGTGACCTCGCGCAGCATGCAATATGCCTGGGGCGGCAACGCGGCCATCCAGATCGTCAAGGAGGTCGCCGACAATGTCGCCGGCCATGGCGGCGTCGTCATCAATGCCGGCAAGGCCGACGCACTCGGCATCGCCGAAGGCGACCTCATCGAGGTGCGCTCGTCGCTGCGCGCGACCAAGGGCCGGGCGATCCTGCGCCAGGGCATCCGCCCCGACACGCTGTTGATGATCGGCCAGTTCGACCATTGGAAAACACCCTATGCCAAGGACCTCGCCACCCCGAGCATGAACACAGTCACGCCGATGTCGCTGAAGCTGACCGACGCCACCGGCTCTAGCTCCGACGTGGTGCGGGTCGCCGTGCGCCGGCTCGGAGCAGCCCCATGACCCGCTATGTCATGGTCGCCGATCTGCGCCGCTGCGTCGGCTGCCAGACCTGCACGGCCGCCTGCCGCCACACCAACGCGACGCCGCCTGGCGTGCAGTGGCGCCGGGTCATCGACGTCGAGGTCGGCGAATATCCAGACGTCCAGCGCGCCTTCATGCCGGTCGGCTGCATGCATTGCGCAGATCCGCCCTGCATGAGCGTGTGCCCGTCGACCGCCACCCGCCAGCGCCCCGACGGCATCGTCACCATCGACTGGGACCTGTGCATCGGCTGCGCCTATTGCTCGGTCGCCTGCCCCTATCAGGCCCGCTACAAGGTCGATAAAGCCGAATTCGCCTATGGGGACGAGCCGACGGAGGCGGAGGCCGCGCAATTC encodes:
- a CDS encoding 4Fe-4S dicluster domain-containing protein, which translates into the protein MTRYVMVADLRRCVGCQTCTAACRHTNATPPGVQWRRVIDVEVGEYPDVQRAFMPVGCMHCADPPCMSVCPSTATRQRPDGIVTIDWDLCIGCAYCSVACPYQARYKVDKAEFAYGDEPTEAEAAQFDERQLGVSQKCNFCADRIDDGCAKGLTPGIDADATPACVNSCIADALHFGDIEDPDSNVSKLIKDHKHFRMHEELGTDPGFYYLWD
- a CDS encoding molybdopterin-dependent oxidoreductase, whose amino-acid sequence is MTAAARPTDKKLATYCYQCVAGPDLLKVNVRDGVATSVEPNLDAAEVHPGGGKICVKAYGLVQKAYHPNRVLTPMRRTNPKKGRNEDPGFVPITWDEAMEEVARRLNDIRARGLLDESGYPRVAATFGGGGTPQSYMGTFPAFLAAWGAVDYGIGSGQGVKCTHSEHLYGELWHRAFTVCADTPLTRYNVSFGANIEASGGVCGVWRHANARDRGMKRVQIEPAMSVTAACSAEWVPIRPKTDPAFMYAMIHVALHEHPRDALDVAFLRERTGSPYLIAPGGYFLRDKASKKPLLWDLKSNRAVAFDTPDTDAALEGEFKVSGIEVGPDGETVDHADIAVRPAFAHLVDHLATCSPEWAAGICDVPAETIRRIANEYLENACVGETIEINGQELPFRPVAVTLGKTVNNGWGGYECCWARTLLACLVGALEVPGGTLGTTVRLNRPLGERWESVAPSPDGFLDYPMNPTDKANWHARPNIRNAYRTLVPLAGNSAWSQALGPTHLAWMFQDAPPKNLPKPTQPDLWFIYRTNPAISAWDAPGVAQKIARFPFIVAFAFTMDETNHMADILLPDCVDIESTQLIRIGGTKYIEQFWHYHGYALRQAAIAARGQSRDFTDIATELAERCGLLEPYNDRLNRGNTVVRLTGDNYDFSLDTGKSHSREEIWDAICRAASAELTGGKETDGLDWYREHGLKVVPFSQTNWYLYPRMVELGLRFEMPYQERLKRVGAELADRLHEHGIDWWDTQLTEYQALPAWKDFPAIWIDAAREAGGGEDFPFWLVTSRSMQYAWGGNAAIQIVKEVADNVAGHGGVVINAGKADALGIAEGDLIEVRSSLRATKGRAILRQGIRPDTLLMIGQFDHWKTPYAKDLATPSMNTVTPMSLKLTDATGSSSDVVRVAVRRLGAAP